A stretch of the Streptomyces sp. NBC_00078 genome encodes the following:
- a CDS encoding glycosyltransferase 87 family protein, giving the protein MTPPRTDRGRLLLVLTLAVAVAVFTATVPLLRDWFDLRVYYGAVNSWIHHGGRIYDYEVPGTTYGFTYPPFAAVSMLPMALVGLHTAIVGSLLLNLAALALVLHILTDGAWRRYGWFGCALGVCLLPLFEPLRDTFSFGQVNLLLLALVLADAWLLSTGRERPAGVGIGLAAAIKLTPAVFIGLLLLARRWRAAAVATAVAAAATALAGGVAPGASRFYWTQALWDTSRVGRLDYVSNQSLQGILARLGEADRKVWAAAVLVVLGIWAWRTRRAVAAADWPAAFALTGLTACLVSPITWVHHLVWLLPSFAVLIRTGHARVAGALYSVLCTSVVWLWFHDASGIDGFLGSNTYTWITLGLLLWLPVGQVRGGTPPLPRSTSATAAAPRTAAPEMTPAVGHPGPPSGTTTATGVALGPGRGLARNPSSEPTGSTRPAASNPQSSSSRASS; this is encoded by the coding sequence CTGCGCGACTGGTTCGACCTGCGCGTCTACTACGGTGCCGTCAACAGCTGGATCCACCACGGCGGACGGATCTACGACTACGAGGTGCCGGGGACGACGTACGGCTTCACGTACCCGCCGTTCGCCGCCGTCAGCATGCTGCCCATGGCCCTCGTCGGTCTGCACACCGCGATCGTCGGCTCCTTGCTGCTCAACCTGGCGGCCCTGGCACTGGTGCTGCACATCCTGACCGACGGAGCATGGCGCCGCTACGGCTGGTTCGGCTGCGCCCTGGGCGTTTGTCTGCTCCCCCTGTTCGAACCACTCCGTGACACCTTCAGCTTCGGTCAGGTCAACCTTCTGCTGCTGGCGCTCGTGCTGGCCGACGCCTGGCTGCTCAGCACCGGGCGGGAGCGCCCAGCGGGCGTCGGCATAGGCCTCGCGGCCGCGATCAAACTGACCCCGGCCGTCTTCATCGGACTGCTCCTGCTCGCCCGCCGATGGCGTGCCGCAGCCGTCGCGACGGCCGTCGCGGCCGCGGCGACCGCGCTCGCCGGCGGGGTCGCGCCGGGCGCCTCCCGTTTCTACTGGACGCAGGCCCTGTGGGACACCAGCCGGGTGGGCCGCCTCGACTACGTCTCCAACCAGTCGCTGCAGGGCATCCTGGCCCGCCTCGGGGAAGCGGACCGCAAGGTCTGGGCCGCGGCCGTCCTGGTGGTCCTCGGCATCTGGGCCTGGCGGACCCGCCGGGCGGTCGCGGCGGCGGACTGGCCGGCCGCGTTCGCCCTCACCGGCCTGACCGCCTGCCTCGTCAGCCCCATCACCTGGGTGCACCACCTCGTATGGCTGCTGCCGTCGTTCGCCGTGCTGATCCGCACCGGGCACGCGCGTGTGGCGGGCGCCCTGTACTCCGTGCTGTGCACCAGCGTGGTGTGGCTGTGGTTCCACGATGCGTCCGGCATCGACGGCTTCCTCGGCAGCAACACCTACACCTGGATCACCCTGGGCCTGCTGCTGTGGCTCCCGGTGGGTCAAGTCCGCGGCGGCACACCGCCCTTGCCCCGCAGCACCAGCGCCACGGCAGCGGCGCCCAGAACGGCGGCACCCGAGATGACGCCCGCCGTGGGCCATCCCGGCCCGCCGTCCGGGACGACGACGGCCACGGGAGTGGCGCTGGGCCCCGGCCGCGGTCTGGCCCGCAACCCGTCCAGCGAGCCCACCGGTTCGACGCGACCGGCGGCCTCGAACCCCCAGTCGAGCAGTTCGCGTGCCTCCTCGTAG